Proteins encoded within one genomic window of Neoarius graeffei isolate fNeoGra1 chromosome 18, fNeoGra1.pri, whole genome shotgun sequence:
- the psmb12 gene encoding proteasome 20S subunit beta 12: MDPAKSQSKGVSTGTTIIAVTYNGGVIIGSDSRASIGGSYVSSKVINKLIQVHDRIFCCMAGSLADAQHVTRVAKFQLSFHSIQMGSPPLVKAAATVLKELCYNNREDLQAGFITAGWDKKKGPQVYTVSMGGMLISQPFTIGGSGSTYIYGYMDAKYKPNMSQKECIQFVTNALALAIGRDNVSGGIAHLVVITEGGVEHVVVPGDKLPKFSDE, translated from the exons ATGGACCCAGCAAAATCCCAGAGTAAAGGTGTGAGCACAGGT ACTACCATCATTGCAGTGACGTACAATGGAGGCGTTATCATCGGTTCAGACTCGAGGGCCTCAATTGGTGG GTCTTATGTATCATCTAAGGTCATTAACAAGCTGATCCAGGTTCATGATCGGATATTTTGCTGCATGGCTGGTTCATTGGCAGATGCACAACATGTCACAAGAGTGGCCAAGTTTCAGCTGTCTTTCCACAG TATACAGATGGGGTCTCCTCCTTTGGTGAAAGCTGCAGCCACTGTGCTAAAGGAGTTGTGCTACAATAATAGGGAAGATCTACAGGCTGGTTTCATCACAGCGGGTTGGGACAAAAAGAAAGGGCCACAG GTGTACACAGTATCAATGGGAGGGATGCTGATTAGTCAACCCTTTACCATCGGTGGTTCTGGTAGCACATATATCTATGGCTACATGGACGCTAAGTACAAACCTAATATGAGCCAAAAGGAATGCATTCAGTTTGTTACGAATG CTTTGGCATTGGCCATTGGCAGAGATAACGTGAGTGGTGGCATCGCTCATTTGGTGGTGATTACTGAAGGTGGAGTTGAACATGTGGTTGTTCCTGGTGATAAATTACCAAAGTTCAGTGATGAATAA
- the LOC132866247 gene encoding proteasome subunit beta type-8-like, producing the protein MALLEASGSSVRFGLGSHRTQFVDQPNHYRFGTKSQEFAVPLGVDPSAFLKSCSCDDGISIDLDHGTTTLAFKFRHGVIVAVDSRASSGRYIASKEVNKVIEINPYLLGTMSGCAADCQYWERLLAKECRLYQLRNKQRISVSAASKLLSNMMLGYRGMGLSMGSMICGWDKKGPGLYYVDEKGIRLSGDMFSTGCGNSFAYGVVDSGFREDMTVEEAYELGRRGIAHATHRDAYSGGVVNLYHMKEDGWIKVCKEDVSDLIHKYRKGMF; encoded by the exons ATGGCTCTTTTGGAAGCCAGTGGATCCTCGGTTCGGTTCGGACTCGGCTCACACCGGACCCAGTTTGTGGATCAACCGAATCACTACAGATTTGGGACAAAATCCCAGGAGTTTGCTGTTCCACTTGGGGTTGAT CCGTCAGCCTTTCTGAAATCATGCAGCTGTGATGATGGGATATCCATAGACTTGGACCACGGCACCACGACTCTGGCTTTTAAGTTCCGCCATGGCGTCATTGTAGCCGTCGACTCCAGAGCCTCATCTGGACGCTATATTG cttcAAAGGAGGTGAATAAGGTGATCGAGATCAACCCTTACCTGCTGGGCACCATGTCTGGTTGTGCAGCAGACTGTCAGTACTGGGAGAGACTTCTGGCGAAGGAGTGCAG GCTTTACCAGCTCCGTAACAAGCAGAGGATCTCAGTGTCTGCAGCTTCCAAGCTGCTGTCCAATATGATGCTTGGTTATAGAGGCATGGGCCTGTCTATGGGTAGCATGATCTGTGGCTGGGACAAGAAG GGTCCTGGTCTGTACTATGTAGATGAGAAAGGAATACGTCTCTCAGGGGATATGTTTTCCACGGGCTGTGGGAACAGCTTTGCGTACGGGGTGGTAGACAGCGGCTTCCGTGAGGACATGACCGTGGAAGAGGCGTATGAGCTCGGCCGCCGTGGCATTGCTCACGCCACACACAGAGACGCCTACTCTGGTGGAGTCGTGAACC TCTATCACATGAAGGAGGACGGTTGGATTAAGGTGTGCAAGGAGGATGTATCCGATCTAATCCATAAGTATAGGAAAGGAATGTTCTGA